The following proteins come from a genomic window of Corallococcus sp. NCRR:
- a CDS encoding MBL fold metallo-hydrolase — protein sequence MTAPLYRLADATLVEPLVQDFQAWWMTVAPMPASLHLQAYLLPLLKAYLQTPDFHAKAAKDPELSGSSFVGIAPERAEEVRALMQRITTAQEDNIQLAEAFDEFQTQLLAEAKGQSLEPLYARLPEPLKGVVELVYDYVNRPSMRVHEGLLYRGRHYKADLQSMRLRRLKADAERDSLLTTPRLMEAGQLDWKVPFHDERLDKLFSLDLEPKPLEWIRDVLGDAVKSDADLMPLLTEAPQTLPETWSGPGVRIRYVGHACVLVEWKGTSILIDAVVPVRPEKMGPLARMSFADLPRRIDYVVITHSHPDHLDIETLLRLRHRVGTLMVPRASGALAGDYSPRLLGKALGFKNVLEPYFYESLPIPDGEIIAAPFMGEHGDVAHAKTAWIIRTGEERLFFAADSMCVDETTYRDLRATVGDLHTVFMNTEIVGAPHTWMLEGFFPKKRDRKLEKNRRCRGSNSTEGLRLLELVGAKRLFNYAMGLEPWMEHIIGPAATPETPRMKESDLLLTTARERGMQAERLEGAREVQLKS from the coding sequence ATGACTGCTCCTCTGTATCGCCTCGCGGACGCCACCCTCGTTGAACCGCTCGTCCAGGACTTCCAGGCCTGGTGGATGACAGTGGCGCCCATGCCCGCGAGCCTGCATCTGCAGGCCTACCTGCTGCCGCTGCTGAAGGCCTACCTGCAGACGCCGGACTTCCACGCGAAGGCGGCGAAGGATCCGGAGCTGAGCGGCAGCTCGTTCGTGGGCATCGCGCCGGAGCGCGCGGAAGAGGTGCGGGCGCTCATGCAGCGGATCACCACCGCGCAGGAGGACAACATCCAGCTGGCGGAGGCGTTCGACGAGTTCCAGACGCAGCTCCTGGCGGAGGCCAAGGGCCAGTCCCTGGAGCCGCTGTACGCGCGGCTGCCGGAGCCGCTCAAGGGCGTGGTGGAGCTGGTGTACGACTACGTGAACCGCCCGTCGATGCGCGTGCACGAAGGCCTGCTGTACCGCGGCCGTCACTACAAGGCGGACCTCCAGTCGATGCGGCTGCGCCGGCTGAAGGCGGACGCGGAGCGCGACTCGCTGCTCACCACGCCGCGCCTGATGGAGGCGGGGCAGCTGGACTGGAAGGTGCCGTTCCACGACGAGCGCCTGGACAAGCTGTTCAGCCTGGACCTGGAGCCCAAGCCGCTGGAGTGGATCCGCGACGTGCTGGGAGACGCGGTGAAGTCCGACGCGGACCTGATGCCCCTGCTCACGGAGGCGCCTCAGACGCTTCCCGAGACGTGGAGCGGGCCGGGGGTGCGCATCCGCTACGTGGGCCACGCGTGCGTGCTGGTGGAGTGGAAGGGCACGTCCATCCTCATCGACGCGGTGGTGCCGGTGCGGCCGGAGAAGATGGGCCCGCTGGCGCGCATGTCCTTCGCGGACCTGCCCCGCCGCATCGACTACGTGGTCATCACCCACAGCCACCCGGATCACCTGGACATCGAGACGCTGCTGCGCCTGCGCCACCGCGTCGGCACGCTGATGGTCCCGCGCGCCAGCGGCGCCCTGGCGGGTGACTACTCGCCCCGGCTGTTGGGCAAGGCGCTCGGCTTCAAGAACGTGCTGGAGCCCTACTTCTACGAGTCCCTGCCCATCCCGGACGGAGAGATCATCGCCGCGCCGTTCATGGGCGAGCACGGCGACGTGGCCCACGCCAAGACGGCGTGGATCATCCGCACGGGCGAGGAGCGGCTCTTCTTCGCCGCCGACTCCATGTGCGTGGACGAGACGACGTACCGCGACCTGCGCGCCACCGTGGGCGACCTGCACACGGTCTTCATGAACACGGAGATCGTCGGCGCGCCGCACACGTGGATGCTGGAGGGCTTCTTCCCCAAGAAGCGCGACCGCAAGCTGGAGAAGAACCGCCGCTGCCGCGGCAGCAACTCCACCGAAGGCCTGCGCCTGCTGGAGCTGGTGGGCGCGAAGCGGCTCTTCAACTACGCCATGGGCCTGGAGCCCTGGATGGAGCACATCATCGGGCCCGCCGCCACGCCGGAGACGCCCCGCATGAAGGAGTCGGATCTGCTGCTCACCACCGCTCGCGAGCGCGGCATGCAGGCCGAACGGCTCGAGGGCGCGCGCGAGGTCCAGCTCAAGAGCTGA
- a CDS encoding CPBP family intramembrane glutamic endopeptidase, whose product MRNPRKETLTFIAVTLAVSWTMAIAFIAGGETRESVWLMRWMMCVPGIVGLACSWFFRREAPSAVGFSFPGWKWWFLGLALPLAYAAVITPLAYAIRLVTGDASFITYQPELLKGPFGLTGVAVVPVMILMFWAMTVTWWLAAAAVRWRWVEKLGAKLPERWRWLRHGVFALVWAPVVGFGVPSELGEEVGWRGTLTRWWMHRPALAAAITMPVWAAFHLPLIFSKAQRGHVGQNVTFLLSIAVAAVVFAQLYMASRSIWPPALFHISWNLINPQLFGSVYNGRPGLFGGQVWVFNGEGVFGVLLHGLVAVWLFRHWRRSARAEESAVLPESSATPA is encoded by the coding sequence ATGAGGAATCCCCGGAAAGAAACCCTCACGTTCATCGCGGTGACGCTCGCCGTGAGCTGGACGATGGCCATCGCGTTCATCGCGGGCGGTGAGACGCGCGAGTCCGTGTGGCTGATGCGCTGGATGATGTGCGTGCCCGGCATCGTGGGCCTGGCGTGCTCGTGGTTCTTCCGTCGCGAGGCCCCGTCCGCGGTGGGCTTCTCCTTCCCTGGCTGGAAGTGGTGGTTCCTGGGGCTGGCGCTGCCCCTGGCGTACGCCGCCGTCATCACGCCGCTGGCCTACGCGATCCGGCTCGTCACCGGGGACGCGTCCTTCATCACGTACCAGCCGGAGCTGCTCAAGGGCCCGTTCGGGCTCACGGGCGTGGCGGTGGTGCCGGTGATGATTCTCATGTTCTGGGCGATGACGGTGACGTGGTGGCTGGCCGCCGCGGCCGTGCGCTGGCGCTGGGTGGAGAAGCTGGGCGCGAAGCTGCCCGAGCGATGGCGCTGGCTGCGCCACGGCGTGTTCGCGCTGGTGTGGGCGCCCGTCGTGGGCTTCGGCGTCCCCAGCGAGCTGGGTGAGGAGGTGGGCTGGCGCGGGACGCTGACGCGCTGGTGGATGCACCGGCCTGCGCTGGCCGCGGCCATCACCATGCCGGTGTGGGCCGCGTTCCACCTGCCCCTCATCTTCTCCAAGGCGCAGCGCGGGCACGTAGGGCAGAACGTGACGTTCCTGCTGTCCATCGCCGTGGCCGCGGTGGTGTTCGCGCAGCTCTACATGGCGTCGCGCTCCATCTGGCCGCCCGCCCTCTTCCACATCAGCTGGAACCTCATCAACCCGCAGCTCTTCGGCAGCGTCTACAACGGCCGGCCGGGGCTCTTCGGCGGCCAGGTCTGGGTCTTCAACGGCGAGGGCGTCTTCGGCGTGCTGCTCCACGGGCTGGTGGCCGTGTGGCTCTTCCGCCATTGGAGGCGCAGCGCCCGGGCCGAGGAAAGCGCGGTATTGCCGGAGTCGTCCGCCACGCCCGCCTGA
- a CDS encoding 6-phosphofructokinase codes for MARPLRLGVLTGGGDCPGLNALIRGLVRRGVYEFGHSFVGIENGYMGLVEPELVRPLGVEDTRGILPKGGTILGTSNKANPFSYPVREGESWVDRDVSDQVLRRCEELRLDGLVAIGGDGTLSIADKLAGKGLKVVGCPKTIDNDLSGTDQTFGFDTARLIVTEALDRLHSTAEAHDRVMVLEIMGRHAGFLTLESGLAGGADLILIPEIPYRVESVLETLKRRATRRRSFSIIAISEGAYPEGGTLSVLAEATDIPGRGVVRLGGSGKVCADLLASHIDAEIRVTVLGHLQRGGSPSAADRVLATRYGCKVLDLVRDGQWGHMVALRNNDVIPVPLSESRKERRVDVQGDLVRFARSMGIGFGD; via the coding sequence ATGGCTCGACCTCTTCGACTCGGCGTCCTCACCGGCGGTGGTGATTGCCCGGGACTCAATGCGCTCATCCGGGGCCTCGTGCGACGGGGCGTGTACGAGTTCGGCCATTCGTTCGTCGGCATCGAGAACGGCTACATGGGCCTGGTGGAGCCGGAGCTCGTCCGCCCGCTCGGGGTGGAGGACACGCGCGGCATCCTGCCCAAGGGCGGCACCATCCTCGGCACGTCCAACAAGGCGAACCCGTTCTCCTACCCCGTGCGGGAGGGAGAGAGCTGGGTGGATCGGGACGTGTCGGATCAGGTCCTGCGCCGCTGCGAGGAGTTGCGGCTGGACGGACTGGTCGCGATTGGCGGGGACGGCACGCTGTCCATCGCGGACAAGCTGGCGGGCAAGGGGCTGAAGGTCGTCGGGTGTCCGAAGACCATCGACAATGACCTGTCCGGCACGGACCAGACGTTCGGGTTCGACACCGCGCGGCTCATCGTCACGGAGGCGCTGGACCGGCTGCACTCCACCGCGGAGGCGCACGACCGCGTGATGGTGCTGGAGATCATGGGCCGCCACGCGGGCTTCCTCACGCTGGAGAGCGGCCTCGCCGGTGGCGCGGACCTCATCCTCATCCCGGAGATTCCGTACCGCGTGGAGTCCGTGCTGGAGACGCTGAAGCGGCGGGCCACGCGGCGGCGCAGCTTCTCCATCATCGCCATCTCCGAAGGCGCGTATCCGGAGGGCGGCACGCTGTCCGTGCTGGCGGAGGCCACGGACATCCCGGGCCGGGGCGTGGTGCGGCTGGGCGGCTCCGGCAAGGTGTGCGCGGACCTGCTGGCGAGCCACATCGACGCGGAGATCCGCGTGACGGTGCTGGGCCACCTGCAGCGCGGTGGCAGCCCGAGCGCGGCGGACCGGGTGCTGGCCACGCGCTACGGCTGCAAGGTGCTGGACCTGGTGCGGGACGGACAGTGGGGGCACATGGTGGCGCTCAGGAACAACGACGTCATCCCCGTGCCGCTGAGTGAGTCTCGCAAGGAGCGACGCGTGGACGTCCAGGGGGACCTGGTGCGGTTCGCGCGGAGCATGGGCATCGGGTTCGGGGACTGA
- a CDS encoding serine/threonine-protein kinase, with protein sequence MTLVGRHIGRYRILEELGSGGMSVVYKGLDTALDREVAVKVLHPHLAGKDESRRRLAREARAVAKLHHPNILEVFDFSSAEAHDAFIVTEYIRGRTLKTYLDEGPLEPPELAAMIIHELAAALAHAHEAGVIHRDLKPENVMVREDGVLKLMDFGIARLLDIEDRMTVTGALVGSPAHMSPEIIEGLEAGPEADVFSLGIMFYALMTGRLPFTASNTTATLKRILDGAYEDPRRRVPTLSDELAEICATCLQRDPARRYPNAGKLRDALADALAGLGFSRVGEELISFFADPPSYQRLARQRIVAALLERGERQLAEKRTPRALACLNHVLALDATNERALGLLKGIQRQQRRRTWRRRGIRAGIGAGVALALGLGGWQMSRMNASTPETPEVRTADPRAEGSKTPGAQVAAGTAGTSGTGTPNGAQGAGGTANPPDGTSTGGTTGSPDGTGIPQGAQATGSRPTGAQGTGGTGTPGRDALLPPPELNPRVPSPPERTPSRPTVVASLDPQDDARSARNGKLPVSILVRPYGSIRVDGGPAGTQQLAQHDVHLSPGEHTVTVSCGYCEDATETIHVKPDGENVFRLRALLKASQLAMDYQPPDATVRVGDVERAANDSLQHPFDIRSPRGPASFQHRVEVEISSPGYKTEKRVVLLEPGKPTTLRGSLAPE encoded by the coding sequence ATGACGCTCGTCGGCCGCCATATCGGTCGCTATCGCATCCTGGAGGAGCTGGGCTCCGGGGGCATGAGCGTCGTGTACAAGGGCCTGGACACGGCCCTGGACCGCGAGGTCGCGGTGAAGGTGCTGCACCCGCACCTGGCCGGCAAGGACGAGTCGCGCCGTCGCCTGGCTCGCGAGGCCCGCGCGGTGGCGAAGCTGCACCACCCCAACATCCTGGAGGTGTTCGACTTCTCCTCGGCGGAGGCGCACGACGCCTTCATCGTCACGGAGTACATCCGGGGCCGCACGCTCAAGACGTACCTGGATGAAGGCCCGCTGGAGCCGCCGGAGCTGGCGGCGATGATCATCCATGAGCTGGCGGCGGCGCTGGCGCACGCGCACGAGGCGGGCGTCATCCACCGCGACCTGAAGCCGGAGAACGTCATGGTGCGCGAGGACGGGGTCCTCAAGCTCATGGACTTCGGCATCGCGCGGCTCCTGGACATCGAGGACCGGATGACGGTGACGGGCGCGCTGGTGGGCTCGCCCGCGCACATGTCGCCGGAGATCATCGAGGGCCTGGAGGCCGGGCCGGAGGCGGACGTCTTCAGCCTGGGGATCATGTTCTACGCGCTGATGACGGGCCGGCTGCCCTTCACCGCGTCGAACACCACGGCGACGCTCAAGCGCATCCTGGACGGGGCGTATGAGGACCCGCGCCGCCGCGTGCCCACGCTGTCGGACGAGTTGGCGGAGATCTGCGCGACGTGCCTCCAGCGCGACCCGGCCCGGCGCTACCCCAACGCGGGGAAGCTGCGCGACGCGCTGGCGGATGCGCTCGCGGGGCTGGGGTTCTCCCGGGTGGGCGAGGAGCTGATCTCCTTCTTCGCGGATCCGCCGTCGTACCAGCGGCTCGCGCGCCAGCGCATCGTCGCGGCGCTGCTGGAGCGCGGGGAGCGGCAGCTCGCGGAGAAGCGGACGCCGCGCGCGCTGGCGTGCCTCAACCACGTGCTCGCGCTGGACGCGACGAATGAACGGGCGCTGGGGCTGCTCAAGGGCATCCAGCGTCAGCAGCGGCGGCGCACGTGGCGCAGGCGCGGCATCCGCGCGGGCATCGGGGCGGGCGTGGCGCTCGCGTTGGGGCTGGGCGGCTGGCAGATGTCCCGGATGAACGCGAGCACGCCCGAGACGCCGGAGGTGCGGACGGCGGATCCGCGCGCGGAGGGCTCGAAGACTCCGGGTGCGCAGGTCGCGGCTGGCACCGCTGGAACGAGCGGCACGGGTACTCCGAACGGCGCGCAGGGCGCGGGTGGCACGGCGAATCCGCCCGATGGCACAAGCACGGGTGGCACGACGGGTTCTCCCGACGGCACGGGCATCCCTCAGGGCGCGCAGGCCACGGGCTCGCGTCCCACCGGTGCGCAGGGCACGGGCGGCACGGGCACTCCCGGCCGGGACGCGCTCCTGCCTCCCCCCGAGCTCAACCCTCGCGTCCCCTCCCCACCGGAGCGCACGCCGTCGCGCCCCACGGTGGTCGCCAGCCTCGATCCGCAGGACGACGCCAGGTCCGCGCGCAACGGGAAGCTCCCCGTGTCCATCCTCGTGCGCCCCTACGGCTCCATCCGCGTGGACGGCGGCCCCGCGGGCACGCAGCAGCTCGCGCAGCACGACGTGCACCTGTCCCCGGGCGAGCACACCGTCACCGTCTCCTGCGGCTACTGCGAGGACGCCACGGAGACCATCCACGTGAAGCCGGACGGCGAGAACGTCTTCCGCCTGCGCGCCCTGCTGAAGGCCTCGCAGCTCGCCATGGACTACCAGCCGCCGGACGCCACCGTGCGCGTGGGAGACGTGGAGCGCGCCGCGAACGACAGCCTCCAGCACCCCTTCGACATCCGCTCCCCCCGCGGCCCCGCCAGCTTCCAGCACCGCGTGGAGGTGGAGATCTCCTCCCCCGGCTACAAGACGGAGAAGCGCGTCGTCCTGCTGGAGCCCGGCAAGCCCACCACCCTGCGCGGGAGCCTGGCGCCCGAATGA
- a CDS encoding sigma 54-interacting transcriptional regulator, whose product MASLTVRTPDGKVRTVSLLKRITSLGRGTDNDVPLEDSSVPANALHVTFDGTRYEVGSLGATFHVNGKRRDNHALATGDVVKVGGTELTFSREDAPREPVRREVPEREVSLPSAATASSDSHTAELPGVVGRELVLLKRLTAFSERLFGSYDVDRILESLLDEAIEVTRADKGFLILMESGEPRVKAARNVARENIEDAVEKLSDSIIAKVVKDQKAIIVADALDAPEFKASESVVNLKVHSVMCVPVMHKGDLFGVLYVGNDRLVNRFEPKSLDMLTVFAAQASLLLQNALLVNDLKLDNTELRRKLEDQRYGDIVGACQGMRDVYKRIDKIAPTDISVLITGETGTGKELIAREIHRRSPRTKGPFITVNCGAIPENLLESELFGHAKGAFTGAVATRPGKFQAAIGGTLFLDEIGEMPLQLQVKLLRALQDKVVYKVGENRGEPVDIRVVAATNKILEEEVKRNTFREDLYYRLNVVTVKLPPLRERGEDVIVLGRFFLQKYAREFNSKARGFTPAAAVSMKKYGWPGNIRELENRLKKAVVLADKPLLGADDLDLKPENLEPIMPLLQAKEEFQKRYINEVLARNNGNRTKTAKDLGVDPRTIFRHLEKLEAEKTGGPLPPDENEELL is encoded by the coding sequence ATGGCCAGCCTCACCGTCCGCACCCCCGATGGAAAGGTCCGCACGGTCTCCCTGCTCAAGCGCATCACCAGCCTGGGGCGGGGCACCGACAACGACGTGCCGCTGGAGGACTCGAGCGTCCCCGCCAACGCCCTGCACGTCACCTTCGACGGCACCCGCTACGAAGTGGGCAGCCTGGGCGCCACCTTCCACGTCAACGGCAAGCGCCGGGACAACCACGCGCTCGCCACCGGCGACGTGGTCAAGGTCGGCGGCACCGAGCTGACCTTCTCCCGCGAGGACGCCCCCCGCGAGCCCGTGCGCCGCGAGGTGCCCGAGCGCGAGGTGTCCCTGCCCTCGGCCGCCACGGCGTCGTCGGATTCGCACACGGCGGAGCTGCCCGGCGTGGTGGGCCGGGAGCTGGTGCTGCTCAAGCGGCTGACGGCGTTCAGCGAGCGGCTCTTCGGCAGCTACGACGTGGACCGCATCCTGGAGAGCCTGCTGGACGAGGCCATCGAGGTGACGCGCGCCGACAAGGGCTTCCTCATCCTGATGGAGAGCGGCGAGCCGCGCGTGAAGGCCGCGCGCAACGTGGCCCGGGAGAACATCGAGGACGCGGTGGAGAAGCTGTCCGACTCCATCATCGCCAAGGTGGTGAAGGACCAGAAGGCCATCATCGTCGCGGACGCGCTGGACGCGCCGGAGTTCAAGGCCAGCGAGTCCGTGGTGAACCTCAAGGTCCACTCCGTCATGTGCGTGCCCGTCATGCACAAGGGCGACCTGTTCGGCGTGCTCTACGTGGGCAACGACCGGCTGGTGAACCGCTTCGAGCCCAAGAGCCTGGACATGCTCACGGTGTTCGCGGCGCAGGCGTCCCTGCTCCTGCAGAACGCGCTGCTCGTGAACGACCTGAAGCTCGACAACACGGAGCTGCGCCGCAAGCTGGAGGACCAGCGCTACGGCGACATCGTGGGCGCGTGCCAGGGCATGCGGGACGTGTACAAGCGCATCGACAAGATCGCGCCCACGGACATCTCCGTGCTGATTACCGGCGAGACGGGCACGGGCAAGGAGCTCATCGCCCGGGAGATCCACCGCCGCTCGCCGCGCACCAAGGGCCCGTTCATCACGGTGAACTGCGGCGCCATCCCGGAGAACCTGCTGGAGAGCGAGCTGTTCGGCCACGCCAAGGGCGCCTTCACCGGCGCGGTGGCGACGCGGCCCGGCAAGTTCCAGGCGGCCATCGGCGGCACGCTCTTCCTGGACGAAATCGGCGAGATGCCGCTCCAGCTCCAGGTGAAGCTCTTGCGCGCGCTCCAGGACAAGGTCGTCTACAAGGTCGGCGAGAACCGCGGCGAGCCGGTGGACATCCGCGTGGTGGCCGCGACGAACAAGATCCTGGAGGAAGAGGTGAAGCGGAACACGTTCCGCGAGGACCTCTACTACCGGCTCAACGTCGTCACCGTGAAGCTGCCGCCCCTGCGCGAGCGCGGCGAGGACGTCATCGTCCTGGGGCGCTTCTTCCTCCAGAAGTACGCGCGCGAGTTCAACTCCAAGGCGCGGGGCTTCACGCCCGCGGCCGCCGTGTCCATGAAGAAGTACGGCTGGCCGGGCAACATCCGCGAGCTGGAGAACCGCCTGAAGAAGGCGGTGGTGCTGGCGGACAAGCCGCTCCTGGGCGCGGACGACCTGGACCTCAAGCCGGAGAACCTGGAGCCCATCATGCCGCTGCTCCAGGCGAAGGAAGAGTTCCAGAAGCGTTACATCAACGAGGTCCTGGCCCGGAACAACGGCAACCGCACCAAGACGGCCAAGGACCTGGGCGTGGACCCGCGCACCATCTTCCGCCACCTGGAGAAGCTGGAGGCGGAGAAGACAGGCGGGCCGCTTCCTCCCGACGAGAACGAGGAACTGCTATAG
- a CDS encoding carboxypeptidase regulatory-like domain-containing protein, with product MRRELRALALALGLTGAGCGFFEEEPPPEQLVCRSDAECAAGQVCFVDGCGNPGGDIVVEVQPHPKAGLLAQDFPVDRLRAEQNLELFSPVRLTGTVTRGTTATPDGGTAPLPYRAPIHLLATGDSRLIPGVARRFETTLTPDDGAWVLPVGSGQYTVTLTPVDPALPPLSRDAFVDPSSGGVVAFELPTAARVVTLTGTLMLQGAKRVDADMEVQVLDESLRPLSQRARVARDTGAFQLVLGAEDARRATVLVRATPVSASDQVPWKTFVVDPSTTSSIPLELGDPGAAVKVEGRVLERDGQTPMAGARVSLQGRVAGGGTFKGEPALTDAQGRYQLTSLPGVAESPLTLVVVPPPRSLSRLTPVNVTVAAVDTVLPDVTCPERMTVVGSVRNPEGTGPASGVRVVVEPVGALEGYPQPPLGFESPLTTNSDGNFALALDPGEYRLDFLPGENLPRVSRFVTVPAGTADSEVMTLAAFTLSRGRSLSGRITLPPDPALAPDGIAANASVRFFRVVTVGGRPESILLAQTVSDSTGRYSTVLPTR from the coding sequence GTGAGGCGAGAGCTCCGGGCCCTGGCGCTGGCGCTCGGGCTGACCGGGGCCGGGTGCGGCTTCTTCGAGGAGGAGCCGCCCCCGGAGCAGCTGGTGTGCCGCTCCGACGCGGAGTGCGCCGCCGGACAGGTGTGCTTCGTGGATGGCTGCGGCAACCCCGGCGGCGACATCGTCGTGGAGGTGCAGCCCCACCCCAAGGCGGGCCTGCTCGCGCAGGACTTCCCGGTGGACCGGCTGCGGGCGGAGCAGAACCTGGAGCTCTTCAGCCCCGTGCGCCTGACGGGCACCGTCACGCGCGGCACCACCGCCACGCCGGACGGCGGCACGGCCCCCCTGCCCTACCGCGCCCCCATCCACCTGCTGGCCACGGGCGACAGCCGCCTCATCCCGGGCGTGGCGCGGCGCTTCGAGACGACGCTCACCCCGGATGACGGCGCGTGGGTGCTGCCCGTGGGCAGCGGCCAGTACACCGTGACGCTCACGCCGGTGGACCCGGCCCTGCCGCCCTTGTCGCGCGACGCCTTCGTGGATCCCTCCTCCGGCGGCGTGGTGGCGTTCGAGCTGCCCACCGCCGCGCGCGTGGTGACGCTGACGGGGACGCTGATGCTCCAGGGGGCGAAGCGGGTGGACGCGGACATGGAGGTGCAGGTGCTGGATGAGTCCCTGCGCCCGCTGTCCCAACGCGCCCGCGTGGCCCGCGACACGGGCGCGTTCCAGCTGGTGCTGGGCGCGGAGGACGCACGGCGCGCCACGGTGCTCGTGCGCGCGACGCCGGTGAGCGCCTCGGACCAGGTGCCCTGGAAGACCTTCGTGGTGGACCCGTCCACCACCTCCTCCATCCCGCTGGAGCTGGGCGACCCCGGCGCGGCCGTGAAGGTGGAGGGCCGCGTGCTGGAGAGGGACGGCCAGACGCCCATGGCCGGCGCGCGCGTGTCGCTCCAGGGCCGCGTGGCCGGCGGGGGCACCTTCAAGGGCGAGCCGGCGCTGACGGACGCGCAGGGGCGCTACCAGCTCACATCCCTGCCTGGCGTGGCGGAGTCCCCGCTCACGCTGGTCGTCGTCCCGCCGCCCCGCTCGCTGTCGCGCCTGACGCCCGTGAACGTGACGGTGGCGGCGGTGGACACGGTGCTGCCGGACGTGACGTGCCCGGAGCGCATGACCGTGGTGGGCAGCGTGAGGAACCCGGAGGGCACCGGCCCCGCGTCGGGCGTGCGCGTCGTGGTGGAGCCGGTGGGGGCCCTGGAGGGCTATCCGCAGCCGCCCCTGGGCTTCGAGTCGCCGCTCACCACCAACAGCGACGGCAACTTCGCGCTGGCGCTGGACCCGGGCGAGTACCGGCTGGACTTCCTGCCCGGGGAGAACCTGCCGCGCGTCAGCCGCTTCGTCACCGTGCCGGCCGGCACCGCCGACTCGGAGGTGATGACGCTGGCCGCCTTCACGCTGTCACGGGGGCGTTCGCTGAGCGGCCGCATCACCCTGCCCCCGGACCCGGCGCTGGCGCCGGACGGAATCGCGGCGAACGCGTCCGTGCGCTTCTTCCGCGTGGTGACGGTGGGGGGACGGCCGGAGTCCATCCTGCTCGCGCAGACCGTGTCCGACAGCACGGGGCGCTACTCCACCGTGCTGCCCACGCGCTGA
- a CDS encoding tetratricopeptide repeat protein, giving the protein MAPSEQPKTDLEKELSELRREVIESRNLVIKTDNLLKNLHAEVKAVGKRHEDFQKRQWISSAVAYALFAILAVGGAVLVNGARSSSNTNERERLEKQVADLSTQLEKQRADTTAHLTAQRAAGEVYKMMTTLPGDERLKGIDALVKLDTQKLSSLERQALNDRAAILRRETGDAAFERGKIAFRKNEMPAVVEELSRFLAMNPAEAEALDASFFLGTAYNQLRQHDKAVPLLARFVEGDKKSKTRDYAMLLLAQSYQETGAFDKAADTVRDALATYPATQYLSQFRGRLSSAKRAAAGGDAAAVPAAAPAAAPQAAPAVAAPAAGQ; this is encoded by the coding sequence ATGGCCCCCTCTGAACAGCCGAAGACCGATCTCGAGAAGGAACTCTCCGAGCTCCGCCGCGAAGTCATCGAGTCCCGCAACCTCGTCATCAAGACGGACAACCTGCTGAAGAACCTCCACGCGGAGGTGAAGGCGGTTGGCAAGCGTCACGAGGACTTCCAGAAGCGGCAGTGGATCTCCTCGGCCGTGGCCTACGCGCTCTTCGCGATCCTGGCGGTCGGTGGCGCGGTGCTGGTGAACGGCGCGCGCAGCTCCAGCAACACCAATGAGCGCGAGCGGCTGGAGAAGCAGGTGGCGGACCTCTCCACGCAGCTGGAGAAGCAGCGCGCGGACACCACCGCGCACCTGACGGCCCAGCGCGCCGCGGGCGAGGTCTACAAGATGATGACCACGCTGCCGGGTGACGAGCGGCTCAAGGGCATCGACGCGCTGGTGAAGCTGGACACGCAGAAGCTGTCCTCGCTGGAGCGCCAGGCCCTCAACGACCGCGCCGCCATCCTGCGCCGCGAGACGGGCGACGCGGCCTTCGAGCGCGGGAAGATCGCCTTCCGCAAGAACGAGATGCCCGCCGTGGTGGAGGAGCTGTCGCGCTTCCTGGCCATGAACCCCGCGGAGGCGGAGGCGCTGGACGCGTCCTTCTTCCTGGGCACGGCCTACAACCAGCTGCGTCAGCACGACAAGGCGGTGCCGCTGCTGGCCCGCTTCGTGGAAGGCGACAAGAAGTCCAAGACGCGTGACTACGCCATGCTGCTGCTGGCCCAGTCGTACCAGGAGACGGGCGCGTTCGATAAGGCGGCGGACACGGTGCGCGACGCGCTGGCCACGTACCCGGCCACCCAGTACCTGTCGCAGTTCCGCGGCCGCCTGAGCTCCGCCAAGCGCGCCGCCGCCGGCGGTGACGCCGCCGCGGTGCCCGCCGCCGCCCCGGCCGCCGCGCCCCAGGCCGCTCCGGCCGTGGCCGCCCCCGCCGCGGGCCAGTAG
- a CDS encoding YciI family protein, whose protein sequence is MRFMMIVKATPESETGRLPTTEELTEMGRYNEELVKAGILLAGEGLHSSSKGVRVTFSKTGTTVKDGPFSETKELIAGFWIIEVKSREEAVAWARRIPFQDGEVEIRQVASAEDFAPSDPTGELRAREEELRAQVEAKARA, encoded by the coding sequence ATGCGCTTCATGATGATCGTCAAGGCAACCCCCGAGAGCGAGACCGGCCGGCTCCCCACGACGGAGGAGCTGACCGAGATGGGCAGGTACAACGAGGAGCTGGTGAAGGCCGGCATCCTGCTCGCGGGAGAGGGGCTGCACTCCAGCTCCAAGGGCGTCCGCGTGACGTTCTCCAAGACGGGGACGACGGTGAAGGATGGCCCCTTCTCGGAGACGAAGGAGCTGATCGCCGGCTTCTGGATCATCGAGGTGAAGTCGCGCGAGGAGGCCGTCGCCTGGGCGCGCCGCATCCCCTTCCAGGACGGGGAGGTGGAGATCCGCCAGGTGGCCTCCGCGGAGGACTTCGCGCCCAGCGACCCCACGGGCGAGCTGCGCGCGCGTGAAGAGGAGCTGCGCGCGCAGGTCGAGGCGAAGGCCAGGGCCTGA